One window of Vicinamibacterales bacterium genomic DNA carries:
- the hxsD gene encoding His-Xaa-Ser system protein HxsD, with the protein MADVSGRQDADCSDRVKEEAITRLPDRMPALAIGRRTSCLSLATSVYSLRSVLAAAYKLSSRFAVFVDSDGEGRLAAFLISSDEARVSDDLTAFVKELADQQLRAVLEAEFGALRTLVVAQAFSEGNLLDPDRETADDETDNRGTRLRR; encoded by the coding sequence ATGGCGGATGTCAGCGGACGGCAGGATGCCGATTGCAGTGACCGTGTTAAAGAAGAAGCAATAACCCGGCTTCCGGATCGAATGCCCGCCCTGGCAATCGGCCGTCGCACGAGTTGTTTGAGCCTGGCGACCAGTGTCTACTCGCTTAGGTCTGTGTTGGCCGCCGCCTATAAGCTGTCGAGCCGCTTCGCCGTGTTCGTCGACTCCGATGGCGAAGGGCGGCTCGCCGCATTCTTGATTAGTTCCGACGAGGCGCGGGTCTCTGATGACCTGACGGCGTTTGTAAAGGAGTTGGCGGATCAACAGCTGCGTGCTGTGCTTGAAGCGGAATTCGGCGCGCTCCGCACCTTGGTAGTCGCTCAAGCCTTTTCGGAGGGAAACCTCTTAGACCCAGATCGTGAAACCGCCGATGACGAAACTGACAATAGAGGCACTCGACTCCGTCGGTGA
- a CDS encoding MBL fold metallo-hydrolase, whose translation MDVGQGDAALLISPQGETVLFDNGALGLCARPLQYLRKLGITSIDYQVVSHYHADHIGCTAEVLGEFPLVHSSFDRGGDYRSGVFNRYVQAVGVKRRTAIVSDALTLDASSPNPVRVTFVAANGNGVSTRNENDLSLLALIKFGDFEAVIGGDLSGYSQSGYADIETSVGPHVGPVEVYKVHHHCSRYSTNPAWLQAVTPRIAIISAGVGNGYGHPTEECLARLHTFGARTYWTSVGRGAIPQYGSDIVAQGPIVLEVGTNAKSFSVGPADGLRDEYSVLEGTALPRTSVWKRDH comes from the coding sequence ATGGATGTCGGTCAGGGTGACGCGGCTCTATTGATCTCCCCGCAAGGGGAAACGGTCCTCTTCGACAATGGTGCCCTTGGGTTGTGCGCGCGGCCGTTGCAGTACCTGCGGAAGCTAGGAATCACGTCGATCGACTATCAAGTTGTCAGCCACTATCATGCCGATCATATCGGCTGCACTGCGGAAGTTCTTGGCGAGTTCCCTCTCGTCCACTCTTCTTTTGATCGTGGAGGCGACTACAGAAGTGGCGTGTTCAACCGGTATGTTCAGGCAGTAGGTGTGAAGCGCCGCACCGCGATTGTGAGCGACGCGCTCACACTCGACGCGTCTTCTCCCAATCCCGTTCGCGTGACGTTCGTTGCCGCAAACGGCAACGGAGTCAGCACTCGCAATGAGAACGATCTGAGCCTTCTTGCCCTCATCAAGTTCGGCGATTTCGAAGCCGTCATCGGCGGCGACCTGAGTGGGTATTCGCAGAGCGGGTATGCAGACATCGAGACGTCGGTGGGTCCGCACGTCGGGCCTGTTGAGGTTTACAAAGTGCATCACCACTGCTCACGCTACAGCACCAATCCTGCCTGGCTTCAGGCCGTAACGCCGCGTATTGCCATCATTTCCGCCGGGGTCGGTAATGGCTATGGCCATCCGACCGAGGAGTGCCTCGCTCGGCTACATACATTCGGGGCTAGAACCTATTGGACATCCGTCGGGCGGGGCGCGATACCGCAGTATGGGTCGGACATCGTCGCTCAGGGGCCAATCGTCTTAGAGGTCGGCACTAACGCCAAGAGCTTCTCCGTCGGCCCCGCCGATGGGCTTCGTGATGAGTACTCAGTGCTGGAAGGAACGGCGCTGCCGCGAACGTCTGTTTGGAAACGTGACCACTAG